In the bacterium genome, one interval contains:
- a CDS encoding DUF3667 domain-containing protein, whose protein sequence is MKTDAAPQERVCLNCGAELRGRYCHECGQAEQDQRLPLKALAHVVVHEVAHVDHKILHTLRLLVCRPGALTEDFLA, encoded by the coding sequence CGATGCCGCGCCGCAGGAGCGCGTTTGCCTGAACTGCGGGGCCGAGCTCCGCGGACGCTATTGCCACGAGTGCGGGCAGGCCGAGCAGGACCAGCGGCTGCCGCTGAAGGCGCTGGCCCACGTCGTCGTGCACGAGGTCGCGCACGTGGACCACAAGATCCTGCACACGCTGCGGCTGCTCGTCTGCCGCCCCGGCGCGCTGACCGAGGACTTCCTCGCCG